Within the Chitinophagales bacterium genome, the region CATATTCATCAGTAGCAAACATAAAAGGCCTGATATACAAGGATGCACCTTCACTTGTGGGAATCCATTCCTGATCAAGCTTTATCAGTTCAGTCATTGCATTTAAAAACAGTTCCTCGGAAATTTGGGGCATGGCCATTCTTTCAGCAGATCTGTTCATGCGCTGAATGTTCTTTTCGGGACGAAAAATCTGGATGTTCCCAGAATGATCTTTGTAGGCTTTTAAACCCTCAAAAATAGCCTGTCCATAATGAAGCGCAGAAGTTGAAGGATGCATAGAAAGGTTTTGAAAAGGGATGATTCTGGAATCTTTCCATGCACCATCAATAAAATCAACAACAAACATATGGTCGGAGAAAACCCGGCCAAATGGAATATTGTTGAAATCTACTTCATGAATTTTAGAAACGCTGTTCTTTTCTATCTTAATTTTGTAAGACATAGCTTAAATTTTTAGGTTTTCGCTAAAACACTGAAATCAAACTTCATGAACCAAAATAACTTGATAGAAGCTCAACCGGGAAATATGCTTTTTCTTAATTCCCGGAGATTATTTCAAATTAACGATACTCTTTCTGCATTTTATAAGGAGCAGATCGAGCAAATTGGAACAGCTAAAATAATCATTTTAGTTGATAAAACCGACCATCGCTTGCCTAATCCTGATAATAAACTATTGCTCCAGAATATGAGAAAAGCACTGGAAACTAAAGTAGCAACTACTGCAATGATCGAGATAGATAATGAAAACCCATTGTTGTGGAGACAGTTGAAAACAATGGTAGAGTCAAAGAATTTTATTCTTTTTGGCATCAATTTCTCAGATATTGGTATTCAGGCCAATAATTTTAAAAACAATATTATTCCTTTTGACGGGTCTTGTTTTTTGCTTACCAATGCACTTAGCGAGTTTCACGGCAATGCAGAATTGAAAAATAAGGTATGGAAGAAAATGCGCAATCTGACAGAAGTAAAAGTATGAACCTGAGTTTGGAAATTCTTTAGTGCTCAGCTTTTAAATAATTATCGAACTCACAGGTTATGAACAAACAAGAAATTTTATTTGCCACCGGAAATCCGAATAAAGTAAAAGAGATCAATCATTTGCTTCAAGGCAGTGTCTATTCTGTAAAAAGTTTGAAAGAAATGGGCATAGAAGAAGATATTCCAGAACCCTTTGATACTCTAAAGGAGAATGCTCAAGCCAAAGTAGATTATCTGATAAAGCTAAAAGGAACGCCCTGCATATCTGAAGATACAGGACTGGAAGTGAAAGCATTGAATGGTGCCCCAGGAGTTTTATCGGCCCGCTATGCCGGTGAAAGTAAAAATGCAGCAGACAATATTAGGCTATTGCTGAAAAATTTAGAAGGAATAAATGAAAGAACCGCACGTTTTAGAACAGTGATTTGTTATTGGGATGGAATTCAGTATCATTTTTTTGAAGGCATTGTGAATGGAAGCATTGCTGAAAAGCCAAAAGGTGTGAGTGGGTTTGGTTATGACCCTGTTTTCATACCGGAAAATCAGTATAGAACATTTGCAGAAATGACAGCGAATGAAAAAATAAATTTATCTCATAGGAGCAGAGCTTTTAACTCATTTCTGAATTTTTTAAAAAAACAAGACGATTAAATAAATATAAAAGCAATTTTTTGTAAATTTAAAGCAAACTTTCTCAAAAGGCTATAAACCCAATTAATCATGAAAATCAGTTATATAGGAGCTGTTTCAGACGATGACCTGATCAAAGGCTGTGTAGCCGGAGATCGCAAGGCACAATATGGGCTTTACAACAAGTATGCCCCTAAGATGTTCGGTATTTGTCTGCGTTATGCAAAAGACTACCACGCAGCCGAAGATGTGCTTCAAGATGCTTTTGTGAAAGTTTTTAAATACATCAACAAGTTCAGGAAAGAAGGCTCTTTTGAAGGATGGCTCAGAAGAATTTTTGTAAACACTTCCATAGAGCATTTGCGCAAATCCGTTAATCTTTACCCTATAGTAAATGATGCAGGAGAAGCTATAGAAATTCACGACCACACAGTTTTTGACAGTCTCGAACAACAAGATTTGC harbors:
- a CDS encoding RNA polymerase sigma factor, translated to MKISYIGAVSDDDLIKGCVAGDRKAQYGLYNKYAPKMFGICLRYAKDYHAAEDVLQDAFVKVFKYINKFRKEGSFEGWLRRIFVNTSIEHLRKSVNLYPIVNDAGEAIEIHDHTVFDSLEQQDLLYLVQELSPGYRTVFNLYAIEGYSHKEIAKLMGITEGTSKSQLARARQVLQRKITTTQKISLDGVS
- the rdgB gene encoding RdgB/HAM1 family non-canonical purine NTP pyrophosphatase; its protein translation is MNKQEILFATGNPNKVKEINHLLQGSVYSVKSLKEMGIEEDIPEPFDTLKENAQAKVDYLIKLKGTPCISEDTGLEVKALNGAPGVLSARYAGESKNAADNIRLLLKNLEGINERTARFRTVICYWDGIQYHFFEGIVNGSIAEKPKGVSGFGYDPVFIPENQYRTFAEMTANEKINLSHRSRAFNSFLNFLKKQDD